One Dioscorea cayenensis subsp. rotundata cultivar TDr96_F1 chromosome 15, TDr96_F1_v2_PseudoChromosome.rev07_lg8_w22 25.fasta, whole genome shotgun sequence genomic region harbors:
- the LOC120277094 gene encoding cysteine-rich receptor-like protein kinase 6: MVQIHPTPVDTEEGEGNKNNKDIALAVAIPLVIAFLIISTICICFWKRRRRLAKEIPYLTDPEQITSVESILFDLSTLRDATANFSTENKLGEGGFGAVYKGILPDGREIAVKRLSTSSGQGIGELKKRISVGCKASTQKNLVRIFGVCLEEQEKMLVYEYVPNRSLDTILFDSIKREQLDWQRRYKIISGIARGLLYLHEDSQPKIIHRDLKASNILLDDDMNPKISDFGLARLFVGDQLGGTTRRVVGTFGYMAPEYALRGQYSAKSDIFSFGVLVLEILTGQKNSNFLETGLAKDLLSYTWQHWRKRTISEIIDPSLGDHWPRSEVLRCIHIGLLCVQEVPASRPSMSMVVLMLNSYSMSLQAPSKPAFL; this comes from the exons ATGGTACAAATACACCCTACGCCCGTGGACACCGAGGAAGGAGAAG gaaacaaaaacaataaggaCATTGCTCTTGCGGTTGCTATCCCTCTGGTCATTGCTTTCCTGATAATTAGCACTATTTGCATTTGCTTctggaagaggaggaggaggttggCAAAAGAAATTCCTT ATTTGACAGATCCAGAGCAGATCACAAGCGTAGAGTCAATTCTATTTGATCTATCAACTCTTAGAGATGCAACAGCAAACTTCTCTACTGAGAATAAACTTGGAGAAGGTGGCTTTGGTGCAGTTTACAAG GGCATATTGCCTGATGGAAGAGAAATAGCAGTTAAAAGACTTTCAACTAGTTCAGGGCAAGGAATAGGAGAGCTAAAAAAACGAATTAGTGTTGGTTGCAAAGCTTCAACACAAAAAAACCTTGTGAGGATCTTCGGTGTTTGCCTGGAAGAACAAGAGAAGATGCTTGTCTATGAGTATGTTCCTAATAGAAGCCTTGACACCATTCTGTTTG ATTCTATCAAACGTGAGCAACTAGACTGGCAAAGACGGTATAAGATTATAAGTGGAATCGCTCGTGGCCTATTATACCTTCATGAAGATTCTCAGCCAAagattatacatcgggatctAAAAGCGAGCAATATATTGTTAGATGACGATATGAATCCAAAGATTTCAGACTTCGGTTTGGCTAGACTCTTTGTTGGTGATCAACTTGGGGGAACCACAAGAAGAGTTGTTGGAACATT TGGATATATGGCTCCAGAGTATGCGCTGCGTGGGCAGTATTCAGCTAAGTCAGATATATTCAGTTTCGGCGTTTTAGTTCTGGAAATATTGACTGGGCAAaagaacagtaattttcttgaAACTGGACTAGCGAAAGACCTGCTAAGCTAT ACATGGCAGCATTGGAGGAAAAGAACAATCTCAGAGATAATAGATCCATCACTCGGTGATCACTGGCCGAGAAGTGAGGTATTGAGATGTATTCATATTGGTTTATTATGTGTTCAAGAAGTTCCAGCCAGCAGACCGAGCATGTCAATGGTGGTTCTCATGCTCAATAGCTACTCAATGTCCTTGCAAGCTCCTTCCAAGCCTGCATTTTTGTAG
- the LOC120277230 gene encoding F-box protein At5g03100-like produces MGRSIDRISDIPDPILQTIISLMPLKSAIRTSVLSRRWRSLWEYNLLSATTLDFAEDFSTNQSPKEFVLCLNRYLLQLQHTKNLEKFSVYFSPFDIFFPDIQRWISFATSKGVKELNLDLSQGFTDPRDGRFHDERPFFTLPDCLLDCKSLTHLSLSRCDLHSSCFSFTNWTQLQSLSIKHVSISKDNLENLLNNCKLLESLSLINAVDGAVFSLTLAPEQRLSKLTLVDDWDAFHLQIFAPNLQSFHYYGKHYLRSHRINVSSLSDAFICPLGCNQDDDQDYADQDYASLFPDLSHVKVLTVNTVILKDLMLTAELRQLVFPIEFHNLQELQLSCFLFKKKKILFMQIHAIKAMETPQDIDFSHLRVIKMTNFKGWRNEIRLLKFLLEKALCLESLIILVAPLVENGMDLVSQNKQLSESQRLAILSGQISMLPKASSQAQIILCDSSQDDKRIQPVHQGVNHEYNHSEDRYDLISSIRSGVDIQVLI; encoded by the exons ATGGGAAGAAGCATTGATAGGATCAGTGACATACCAGATCCAATCCTTCAAACCATCATCTCTCTGATGCCTCTAAAATCAGCAATCAGGACCAGTGTCCTCTCGAGAAGATGGAGATCCCTCTGGGAGTACAACCTTCTCTCTGCCACAACTCTAGACTTTGCTGAGGACTTCTCCACAAACCAATCACCCAAAGAATTTGTCCTCTGTCTCAACCGTTACCTGCTCCAACTGCAACACACCAAGAACCTTGAAAAGTTCAGCGTGTACTTCTCCCCCTTTGATATCTTCTTTCCTGACATCCAGAGATGGATCTCCTTTGCTACAAGTAAAGGTGTCAAAGAACTCAATCTGGATCTCTCCCAAGGTTTCACTGACCCTCGTGATGGTCGTTTCCATGATGAACGCCCATTCTTTACATTGCCTGATTGTTTGTTGGATTGCAAGTCCTTGACACACTTGAGTTTGAGTCGCTGTGATTTGCACTCATCTTGTTTCAGTTTCACAAATTGGACCCAACTCCAGTCTTTGTCTATCAAGCATGTCAGCATCTCAAAAGACAACCTTGAAAACTTACTGAATAACTGCAAGTTGCTTGAGAGCTTGAGCCTTATTAACGCTGTAGATGGCGCAGTTTTTAGTTTGACACTTGCTCCAGAACAGAGACTCAGTAAGCTAACTCTGGTTGATGATTGGGACGCGTTTCACCTGCAGATTTTTGCACCAAATTTGCAATCATTTCACTATTATGGGAAGCACTACCTTAGAAGTCACAGAATCAATGTTTCATCACTTTCGGATGCATTTATCTGCCCGTTGGGGTGCAACCAGGATGATGATCAAGATTATGCCGATCAAGATTATGCCAGCTTGTTCCCTGATCTTTCTCATGTGAAGGTTCTTACTGTCAACACTGTGATTCTCAAG gATTTAATGTTAACTGCAGAACTCAGACAACTAGTTTTCCCCATTGAATTTCATAATCTGCAAGAACTACAGCTTTCTT GCTTTTTATTCAA aaagaagaagatcctGTTCATGCAAATCCATGCTATAAAGGCAATGGAAACGCCACAAGATATTGATTTCAGCCACCTGAGGGTGATCAAGATGACCAACTTCAAAGGATGGAGAAATGAGATCAGGTTGCTGAAGTTTCTTTTGGAAAAAGCTCTTTGTTTGGAGAGCTTGATTATACTGGTTGCTCCATTGGTGGAAAATGGCATGGATTTAGTATCACAAAATAAGCAGCTTTCTGAAAGCCAAAGATTAGCAATTCTTAGCGGACAAATATCTATGCTACCAAAGGCATCTTCCCAAGCTCAAATAATATTATGTGATTCCTCTCAGGATGATAAGAGAATTCAACCGGTGCATCAAGGTGTTAACCATGAGTATAACCATTCAGAGGATCGCTATGACTTAATCTCGAGTATTAGATCAGGAGTGGATATACAAGTGCTTATTTAG